A region from the Carassius carassius chromosome 33, fCarCar2.1, whole genome shotgun sequence genome encodes:
- the LOC132114091 gene encoding uncharacterized protein LOC132114091, giving the protein MHMETNKILDLQLVQSNEVGGSYHMEKEGLKRCLDKLESNGLAVDYIVTDRHPLIQKYLRDRNITQFYDVWHFEKGLSKKLDKLSKMKDCEVLKKWLHSIKNHVYWSAISSESGPEKVAKWNSLQNHIQNVHVHENHLFPKCEHPDKVSRDPKKWIQPGSIALHKVEKLLYNKRVLKDIEKLSHNFQTSSLEAFHSLILRFAPKYVIFPFIEMLCR; this is encoded by the exons ATGCACATGGAAACCAACAAAATTCTGGATCTTCAACTAGTTCAG AGCAACGAGGTTGGTGGAAGTTATCATATGGAAAAGGAGGGATTGAAGCGTTGTCTCGATAAGCTCGAGTCTAATGGTTTAGCTGTTGACTACATCGTCACCGATCGCCATCCGCTGATTCAGAAGTACCTGAGGGACCGCAATATCACTCAGTTCTATGACGTGTGGCACTTTGAGAAAG GTTTATCTAAGAAACTTGACAAACTTTCAAAAATGAAGGACTGTGAGGTGCTGAAAAAATGGTTGCACAGCATCAAAAACCATGTTTACTGGAGTGCGATTTCCTCTGAGTCTGGGCCAGAAAAGGTGGCGAAGTGGAATTCACTGCAGAACCACATCCAAAATGTACATGTTCATGAGAACCACCTCTTCCCCAAGTGTGAACACCCAGACAAAGTTTCCAGGGATCCAAAAAAATGGATCCAACCAG GATCAATAGCGCTCCATAAAGTGGAAAAGCTATTATACAACAAGAGAGTTCTCAAGGATATAGAAAAGCTCAGCCACAACTTTCAGACGTCATCACTGGAGGCTTTCCACAGTCTGATTTTGCGTTTTGCCCCAAAGTACGTGATTTTCCCTTTCATAGAAATGTTGTGCAGGTAA
- the LOC132114263 gene encoding P2X purinoceptor 7-like, with protein MPIEEENICCKEIQKVVKRMMEVPDPPKCMVEHPGFEPNCLNPYTLQNINNIYRADYGPVRRRNEEERFRYLAYRSFVSWCWGYLGRSVRVVIPSCVVNRIRLQFPDPAGQYVGFRPPLD; from the exons ATGCCAATTGAAGAGGAAAACATCTGCTGCAAAGAAATACAGAAG GTTGTAAAACGAATGATGGAGGTTCCAGACCCTCCTAAATGTATGGTTGAGCATCCAGGTTTTGAACCAAACTGCTTAAATCCGTATACTttgcaaaatatcaataatatttacagagccgactatggaccagtgagacgcagaaatgaagagga GCGTTTCCGTTATCTGGCCTATCGCAGCTTTGTCAGCTGGTGCTGGGGCTACCTAGGACGTAGTGTGAGGGttgtcatcccctcatgtgttgTTAACCGGATCCGTCTACAGTTTCCTGATCCAGCGGGACAGTATGTTGGGTTCCGGCCACCCCTCGACTGA